In the Staphylococcus sp. IVB6240 genome, one interval contains:
- a CDS encoding YutD-like domain-containing protein, whose protein sequence is MIKAGNHYFELIESYRDAFNEEDFVSRYSEILDKYDFVVGDYGYDQLRLKGFYRDTYKKADFNKRFSTIQDYLLEYCNFGCAYFVVRRLSKQEVDQQLLQEEVEIDEVDKLKDVKIQPTIQS, encoded by the coding sequence ATGATCAAAGCAGGCAATCATTATTTTGAATTGATAGAGTCGTATCGAGATGCTTTTAACGAAGAAGATTTTGTATCACGTTATTCGGAAATTCTAGATAAATATGATTTTGTAGTTGGCGATTATGGTTATGATCAACTTCGATTGAAAGGATTTTATAGAGATACCTATAAAAAAGCAGATTTTAATAAACGCTTCTCAACCATTCAAGACTACTTATTAGAGTATTGTAACTTCGGATGTGCTTACTTTGTTGTAAGACGTTTATCCAAACAGGAAGTCGATCAACAATTACTACAAGAAGAAGTTGAAATTGACGAAGTAGATAAGTTAAAAGATGTTAAAATCCAGCCGACTATTCAAAGTTAA
- a CDS encoding DUF86 domain-containing protein — MYFVDKEQLSKKLTYLKRLTEDYESVKTNSYAFERVAQMLIESSVDIGNMIIDAFILRDPGNYKDVVDILELEGAISKETKTVLHETIDVRRQFVHLYDELDSQTLVPLFDRAIPYYQQFIEEILHFLEHENVPVTAFGKGAQE; from the coding sequence ATGTATTTTGTAGACAAAGAACAGTTATCAAAAAAACTCACATATTTAAAACGATTAACGGAAGATTATGAATCAGTTAAAACGAATAGCTATGCCTTTGAACGTGTGGCACAGATGCTGATCGAGTCATCGGTAGATATTGGTAATATGATTATCGATGCCTTTATTTTGCGTGATCCAGGCAACTATAAAGATGTTGTAGATATTTTAGAATTGGAAGGTGCGATATCGAAGGAAACGAAAACAGTCTTACATGAGACAATCGATGTGAGACGTCAATTTGTTCATTTATATGATGAATTGGATAGTCAAACTTTAGTTCCGTTATTTGATCGTGCAATTCCTTATTATCAACAATTTATCGAGGAAATCTTACATTTCTTAGAACATGAAAATGTACCTGTAACAGCATTTGGTAAAGGAGCACAAGAATAG
- a CDS encoding DUF3055 domain-containing protein, with translation MIDMFLYDDVEPSQIRFVGFIGEETRYDLILLQTDRHYGKTLVLNTQTNKFGIIGTDDLDEEGYIAYILGVNEAEGEELTDYLRDVIS, from the coding sequence ATGATAGATATGTTTTTATATGATGATGTCGAACCATCACAAATCCGTTTTGTCGGCTTTATCGGTGAAGAAACACGTTATGATCTTATCTTGCTTCAAACAGACCGTCATTATGGTAAAACACTCGTCCTTAATACACAGACAAATAAATTTGGTATTATTGGGACAGATGACCTGGATGAAGAAGGATATATTGCCTATATACTTGGCGTCAATGAAGCTGAAGGAGAAGAACTCACAGATTACTTACGTGATGTCATTAGCTAA
- the lipA gene encoding lipoyl synthase, which produces MATKNEEILRKPDWLKIKLNTNENYTGLKKMMREKNLHTVCEEAKCPNIHECWGARRTATFMILGDVCTRACRFCAVKTGLPNELDLGEPERVAESVELMNLKHVVITAVARDDLKDAGSNVYAETVRKVRERNPYTTIEILPSDMGGDYEALKTLMAARPDILNHNIETVRRLSPRVRARATYDRTLEFLRRSKELQPDIPTKSSIMVGLGETIEEIHETMDDLRANDVDILTIGQYLQPSRKHLKVQKYYTPLEFGKLRKVAMEKGFKHCQAGPLVRSSYHADEQVNEAAKAKQRLGNEQLNS; this is translated from the coding sequence ATGGCTACGAAAAATGAAGAAATTTTACGCAAACCAGATTGGTTAAAAATAAAGTTAAACACGAACGAAAACTATACAGGTCTTAAAAAGATGATGCGAGAGAAAAACTTGCATACTGTATGTGAAGAAGCGAAGTGTCCAAATATCCATGAATGTTGGGGTGCGCGTCGTACAGCAACATTTATGATTTTAGGTGATGTATGTACACGTGCTTGTCGTTTCTGTGCGGTTAAAACAGGTTTACCGAATGAATTGGACTTAGGTGAGCCAGAACGTGTTGCAGAATCTGTAGAATTAATGAACTTGAAACACGTTGTTATTACAGCTGTTGCGCGTGATGACTTAAAAGATGCAGGTTCAAACGTATATGCTGAAACAGTTCGTAAAGTTCGTGAACGCAACCCTTATACAACAATTGAAATCTTACCTTCAGATATGGGGGGAGATTACGAAGCGTTGAAAACATTAATGGCTGCACGTCCAGATATTTTAAACCATAATATCGAAACAGTACGTCGCTTATCACCAAGAGTTCGTGCACGTGCAACATATGATCGTACACTTGAGTTTTTACGTCGTTCTAAAGAATTACAACCAGATATTCCAACAAAATCAAGTATCATGGTTGGTTTAGGTGAAACAATTGAAGAAATCCATGAAACAATGGACGATTTACGTGCCAATGATGTGGATATCTTAACAATTGGTCAATACTTACAGCCTTCACGTAAACACTTGAAAGTACAAAAATACTACACACCATTAGAATTCGGTAAGTTACGTAAAGTTGCGATGGAAAAAGGCTTCAAACATTGTCAAGCAGGTCCACTTGTACGAAGCTCATACCATGCTGACGAGCAAGTAAACGAAGCAGCTAAAGCAAAACAACGTCTTGGCAATGAACAACTTAATTCATAA